In Candidatus Niyogibacteria bacterium CG10_big_fil_rev_8_21_14_0_10_46_36, one DNA window encodes the following:
- the rplU gene encoding 50S ribosomal protein L21 produces MPFAVFATGGKQYIAEKGKKIKVEKLNAPGKKGGVEFDKVLLVEDGKHVTIGTPFVSGAKITAEIASEGRHKKIDVIRYKSKTRYHKKKGHKQQYTEVLIKDIKAK; encoded by the coding sequence ATGCCATTTGCAGTATTTGCCACCGGCGGAAAGCAGTATATCGCCGAAAAAGGCAAAAAAATAAAAGTGGAAAAGCTTAACGCCCCCGGCAAAAAGGGCGGTGTTGAGTTTGATAAGGTTCTTTTGGTAGAGGATGGCAAACATGTCACCATCGGGACGCCTTTTGTTTCCGGCGCAAAGATAACCGCAGAAATAGCAAGCGAGGGACGCCACAAAAAAATAGATGTTATCCGTTATAAATCAAAGACCCGGTACCACAAAAAGAAAGGACACAAACAACAGTACACCGAAGTTCTCATCAAAGATATCAAAGCAAAATAA
- a CDS encoding DNA recombination protein RmuC: protein MYLVLGILIGAIAGGIIIFLVTRRSQSFLMLQHQLQAIDKRLDEKLGESGKMMQAQFGESAKIIRDVTERLTKLDETNKQVINFTDQLRKLQDILQNPKQRGILGEYYLETVLKNTLPVGSYKIQYGFRDGNIVDAAIFIKDKIIPVDSKFSLENYNRILEEHNEDRKKELEKQFRQDLKNRIDETAKYVRPEEGTMDFAFMFIPSEAIYYDLLINKVGAVQVNTEDLISYAINKKRVLIVSPNTFLAFLQTVLQGLKAMEIEESAKEIIKGVQQLSKHITAYDDYMLRLGKNLDTTVNAYNKASKEFKKIDKDVVKLSGSGGTIEPMLVRRTEEGEEIDS from the coding sequence ATGTACCTCGTGCTTGGTATTTTAATAGGAGCTATCGCGGGCGGTATTATTATCTTTTTGGTAACGCGCCGCTCTCAATCATTTCTCATGCTTCAGCACCAACTGCAGGCGATAGACAAGCGGCTGGATGAAAAACTCGGTGAGTCAGGAAAAATGATGCAAGCCCAGTTCGGAGAATCCGCGAAAATCATCCGCGATGTTACCGAACGCCTAACGAAGTTAGACGAAACAAATAAGCAGGTCATCAATTTTACAGACCAGCTGCGTAAGCTCCAGGATATTCTGCAAAATCCAAAACAGCGGGGAATTCTTGGCGAATATTACCTTGAAACGGTACTCAAAAATACATTGCCCGTGGGGTCATACAAAATCCAATATGGATTCCGCGACGGCAACATCGTTGATGCCGCGATATTTATCAAAGACAAAATCATACCCGTAGATTCAAAATTCAGCTTAGAAAACTATAATCGTATCCTGGAAGAACACAACGAAGACAGAAAAAAAGAGCTGGAAAAACAATTCCGCCAGGACTTAAAAAACCGTATAGACGAAACGGCAAAATATGTGCGCCCCGAAGAAGGGACTATGGATTTTGCATTCATGTTTATTCCGTCAGAAGCAATCTACTACGACCTGCTTATCAATAAGGTGGGTGCGGTGCAAGTAAATACCGAGGATCTTATTTCTTACGCTATTAACAAAAAGCGCGTGCTCATCGTATCGCCGAATACATTCCTTGCTTTCCTCCAAACCGTATTACAGGGTCTCAAAGCGATGGAGATAGAAGAATCAGCGAAGGAGATTATTAAAGGAGTTCAGCAGCTTTCAAAGCATATCACGGCATACGACGACTATATGTTGCGTCTTGGGAAGAATTTGGATACAACCGTGAACGCCTACAATAAAGCCTCAAAAGAGTTCAAAAAAATCGACAAAGATGTCGTAAAATTAAGCGGTTCGGGGGGCACTATAGAGCCTATGCTGGTGCGGAGAACGGAGGAGGGTGAGGAGATTGACTCGTAA